A single window of Flavobacteriales bacterium DNA harbors:
- a CDS encoding right-handed parallel beta-helix repeat-containing protein codes for MKKLCLCILSVVLLQLAHATNYYFSESQGNDNWSGLLPYPDGNGDGPKRSLPSASNLLNATAAPGDTVFFLRGDTWSGSTADLTLATCAGTPGNPIVIDAYGSGAKPVFDKTSTGNVITVRGSGTQGAESAYLVIRNIHVTTTATPGNRPVGLYVNESFYTYLPHHITFDGMEVTGLAAGVILYTHDNSLLNSYVAENYNIAPETGHSQGVYIQGENMTISGNHLVNNGKPDSWFDWHLYLAHGENYTVENNEIEGHVAGIKVRTVTHAVIRGNELHDFYLTGISAGGDSDYGESDILIENNVIYHTVDGITIKDQSGGGQIGVDSLVIRNNILYSNVEQTVTSLGDGYPGYIGISDYPATRVYIYNNLLYDITVKNALNVDAGSLTNVYVKNNIFNRSDAQSPMVYMRGAALSATELDANLYHCSSCDLFRIDNSTYGNLTQFTTAYTGQESMGQEGDPQLMNPPVDFHLTMASTLAIDKGADATGICDLDFDGVTRPLDGDNAGGAQWDIGPYEYMVNVNNGSLPEREEYVLTMYPNPASGQVTFRFRTASDGQLQVFNSLGALVLDVPVAPGQKAYHWHETGCAAGIYVVQLITESGVQREKLVVE; via the coding sequence ATGAAAAAGCTCTGTCTATGTATCCTGTCGGTTGTGCTCCTGCAGTTGGCGCACGCCACCAACTACTATTTCTCCGAAAGTCAGGGGAATGATAACTGGTCGGGTCTTCTGCCTTATCCCGATGGCAATGGCGATGGCCCGAAACGATCGCTCCCGTCAGCATCCAACCTGTTGAATGCAACTGCCGCTCCCGGAGACACTGTCTTCTTCCTGCGCGGTGATACCTGGTCGGGATCAACCGCTGATCTCACCCTGGCCACCTGTGCCGGTACACCTGGCAATCCAATTGTGATTGATGCGTATGGAAGCGGCGCCAAACCCGTATTCGACAAAACCTCAACCGGTAACGTGATTACGGTGCGCGGATCGGGTACACAAGGTGCGGAAAGCGCATACCTGGTGATACGGAACATCCACGTAACCACCACCGCAACTCCGGGCAACCGGCCGGTTGGTCTCTACGTGAACGAATCCTTTTATACTTACCTGCCCCATCACATCACGTTCGACGGAATGGAAGTGACCGGACTCGCTGCCGGCGTTATCCTGTATACCCACGACAACAGCCTGCTGAATTCTTATGTGGCAGAGAACTATAACATCGCACCCGAGACAGGCCACAGTCAAGGCGTATATATACAAGGTGAGAACATGACGATCTCTGGAAACCACCTTGTGAACAATGGTAAGCCCGATTCTTGGTTCGACTGGCACCTGTACCTGGCGCATGGTGAAAATTACACGGTGGAGAACAATGAGATCGAAGGTCATGTGGCTGGTATCAAGGTGAGAACCGTTACCCATGCCGTGATTCGTGGCAATGAACTACATGACTTTTACCTGACAGGCATCAGTGCCGGTGGCGACAGCGACTACGGCGAGTCCGACATCCTGATCGAGAACAATGTCATCTACCACACCGTAGACGGGATCACCATCAAGGACCAAAGCGGGGGCGGACAGATCGGTGTGGATTCGCTCGTGATCCGGAACAACATTCTTTACAGCAATGTGGAGCAGACCGTCACCAGTCTTGGGGATGGATACCCTGGTTATATCGGCATCTCTGATTATCCGGCTACGCGGGTGTATATCTATAACAACCTGTTATATGATATTACAGTGAAGAATGCATTGAATGTGGATGCCGGTAGCCTCACGAATGTGTATGTCAAGAATAATATTTTCAATCGCTCCGATGCGCAATCACCGATGGTGTACATGCGCGGAGCTGCACTCAGTGCAACGGAACTGGATGCCAATCTTTACCATTGCAGCAGCTGCGACCTGTTCCGGATTGATAACAGCACCTATGGCAATCTTACTCAGTTCACCACTGCCTATACGGGTCAGGAAAGCATGGGGCAGGAAGGTGACCCGCAGTTGATGAACCCTCCGGTGGACTTCCATCTGACCATGGCCAGCACCCTGGCGATCGACAAAGGTGCGGATGCAACCGGCATCTGTGACCTGGACTTTGACGGGGTGACCCGTCCGCTGGATGGTGACAATGCAGGCGGTGCACAGTGGGACATCGGTCCGTATGAATACATGGTGAATGTGAACAATGGGTCATTGCCCGAACGGGAAGAATACGTACTGACCATGTATCCGAACCCTGCTTCTGGCCAGGTGACCTTCCGTTTCAGAACAGCATCGGACGGACAATTGCAGGTATTCAATTCCCTGGGTGCGCTGGTATTGGATGTGCCGGTTGCTCCCGGTCAGAAGGCGTATCACTGGCATGAGACCGGTTGCGCGGCGGGTATCTATGTAGTGCAGCTGATCACTGAAAGTGGTGTGCAAAGAGAGAAGCTGGTGGTGGAGTGA
- a CDS encoding dioxygenase, whose amino-acid sequence MSTLSNFKKFTDTLPRQGQKMPVLFTSHGNPMDIPLSRDERPFWNALFELGQTLKNKFDVKAALIVSAHWCTRGTYVNISPEQEQIFDYYGFPKEYYEVFYKAHGAPAIAHEVKKIVPSITETPEWGLDHGAWPMLMHLFPNASIPVFQMSIDYYAKPEYHYELGRQLKSLREKGVLIIGSGSLIHNLKLAGQKMMKNDMTPYGWEAEYDAWIKQQIDQRNLNNIIDYENSHTLGKLAAPTPDHYVPVLYSLGLMDPGDEIRYFYESPPTIPAFSERSFLIG is encoded by the coding sequence ATGAGCACCCTCAGCAACTTCAAAAAATTCACCGACACCCTGCCACGACAGGGACAAAAAATGCCGGTGCTGTTCACCTCCCATGGCAACCCGATGGACATCCCCCTATCGCGTGATGAGCGCCCCTTCTGGAACGCGCTTTTCGAACTCGGACAAACCCTGAAAAACAAGTTTGATGTAAAAGCCGCCCTGATCGTTTCCGCGCACTGGTGCACCCGAGGCACATACGTGAACATCTCCCCGGAACAAGAACAGATCTTCGATTACTACGGCTTCCCGAAAGAATACTATGAGGTTTTCTACAAAGCCCATGGCGCACCGGCGATCGCGCATGAAGTGAAGAAGATCGTACCGTCCATCACAGAAACACCCGAATGGGGCCTTGACCACGGCGCATGGCCCATGCTGATGCATCTCTTTCCAAATGCCAGCATCCCGGTGTTCCAGATGAGCATCGACTACTACGCCAAACCGGAGTACCACTACGAATTGGGCAGGCAACTCAAATCGCTTCGCGAGAAAGGCGTGCTGATCATCGGTAGCGGATCGCTCATCCACAACCTGAAACTGGCCGGACAAAAGATGATGAAAAACGACATGACGCCGTACGGATGGGAAGCAGAATACGATGCGTGGATCAAGCAACAGATCGACCAGCGCAACCTCAACAACATCATTGATTACGAGAACAGCCACACCCTGGGCAAGCTGGCCGCACCCACGCCTGATCATTATGTGCCGGTGCTCTATAGCCTGGGCCTGATGGATCCCGGCGACGAGATCCGGTACTTTTATGAATCACCACCCACCATTCCGGCGTTCAGTGAAAGAAGTTTTTTGATCGGATGA
- a CDS encoding energy transducer TonB, which translates to MKTIPATLLLLFLVSTCSGQNFKYEFPQAPGELRYNLRDTQAHRVKKDQLERAERLGDFIPFYPDSWIADYRSVQITVTVNGQTLTAKSRNDVLTEEQKNLLRKIGYGSDIVVDALCSHKNPVTGKPEEVNMHNYVTLAPETEAEFTGDQQQMEAYFKRNCSDQVVDRVWLIALERMSARFMVNENGVVSDARIQQSSGSREIDDLFLNAIRNMKGWKPARDARGVKVKEEFVVSADSGKGC; encoded by the coding sequence ATGAAAACCATTCCTGCCACATTGCTCCTGTTATTCCTGGTATCCACCTGTTCCGGTCAGAACTTCAAATACGAGTTTCCGCAGGCTCCAGGCGAATTGCGTTACAACCTGCGCGACACCCAAGCACACCGGGTGAAAAAGGATCAGTTGGAAAGGGCGGAACGGTTGGGAGATTTCATCCCCTTTTATCCCGACAGTTGGATTGCTGACTATCGGAGCGTACAGATCACGGTTACCGTGAACGGTCAAACGCTGACAGCCAAAAGCAGGAATGATGTACTCACGGAGGAACAAAAGAATCTGCTCCGGAAAATCGGCTACGGCAGCGACATCGTGGTTGATGCGTTGTGCTCCCACAAGAACCCGGTGACGGGAAAACCGGAGGAAGTAAACATGCATAACTACGTTACGTTGGCACCCGAAACAGAAGCGGAATTTACCGGGGATCAGCAACAGATGGAAGCCTACTTCAAACGGAACTGCTCCGATCAAGTCGTGGATCGCGTATGGCTGATCGCCCTGGAGCGGATGTCGGCCCGGTTCATGGTGAACGAGAACGGCGTGGTCAGCGATGCCCGGATCCAGCAGTCATCCGGATCACGGGAAATAGACGACCTGTTTCTCAACGCCATCCGGAACATGAAAGGCTGGAAACCGGCCCGGGATGCGCGCGGGGTAAAAGTGAAGGAAGAGTTTGTGGTGAGCGCGGATAGCGGGAAAGGATGCTGA
- a CDS encoding HAMP domain-containing histidine kinase, producing the protein MKRHRPFLYITLSSLALVIVLIIQINWILGTAAIKEEIFNDKANMVLSRTAEALSSDQKVTENLQISVGQDEAQKIDSLLNHYMEEYNIHIDYHFEIQPGPMPMGTGWSLDNGAAGSGQFQACIGGPAGNGGMLLKLVFPDREQFILAEMGVPFISSVALILVVMLMSWRTILSLLREKQLSEQTTDFLNNMTHEFKTPLTNIALAGKMLTREGGPDQEEKRRHYTDIILEENEKLTLQVEQVLGMTALERGEIPLRKTRCDLHQLIREACQRMRLQIENKEGEVTLDLGAEHSIVMGDEMHLVHAIGNLIDNAIKYANEKPEVRIRTWNSNLSVILSVADKGVGIERVHQKKVFGKFFRVPTGDVHNVKGFGIGLSYVKKIIDLHHGTIHLESKKGAGTTFTITLPYV; encoded by the coding sequence ATGAAAAGACACCGGCCCTTTCTGTATATCACCCTTTCATCGCTTGCCCTGGTCATCGTGCTCATTATCCAGATCAACTGGATCCTTGGGACGGCCGCGATCAAGGAAGAGATATTCAACGACAAGGCCAACATGGTACTTTCCAGAACCGCGGAAGCGCTCAGCTCCGATCAGAAGGTTACCGAAAACCTCCAGATCTCCGTAGGTCAGGATGAAGCGCAGAAGATCGATTCGCTGCTCAATCACTACATGGAGGAATACAACATCCACATCGATTATCATTTTGAAATTCAACCCGGCCCCATGCCAATGGGCACCGGCTGGAGTCTGGACAACGGCGCCGCTGGGTCCGGACAGTTCCAGGCCTGCATAGGTGGCCCCGCCGGGAATGGTGGTATGTTGCTGAAGCTGGTGTTTCCCGACAGGGAGCAGTTCATCCTGGCGGAAATGGGGGTGCCATTCATCAGTTCGGTGGCACTGATCCTGGTGGTGATGCTGATGTCATGGCGAACCATCTTGTCGCTCCTCAGGGAAAAACAGCTGTCGGAGCAAACCACCGACTTCCTGAACAACATGACGCATGAGTTCAAAACCCCGCTGACCAACATCGCCTTGGCAGGAAAGATGCTCACACGGGAAGGAGGGCCGGACCAGGAAGAAAAGCGAAGGCACTATACCGATATCATCCTGGAAGAAAATGAAAAACTGACACTTCAGGTGGAGCAGGTGTTGGGTATGACGGCCCTTGAAAGAGGGGAAATCCCCTTGCGGAAAACCCGGTGTGATCTGCACCAACTCATCCGCGAGGCATGCCAACGGATGCGACTACAGATCGAAAACAAAGAAGGAGAGGTGACACTTGACCTCGGGGCGGAACATAGCATCGTCATGGGTGACGAGATGCACCTCGTTCATGCAATTGGCAACCTGATCGACAATGCCATCAAGTACGCAAACGAGAAGCCCGAAGTACGCATCCGTACGTGGAACAGCAATTTGTCGGTCATCCTGTCGGTGGCGGATAAGGGTGTGGGAATCGAGCGTGTTCACCAGAAGAAAGTGTTCGGGAAGTTTTTCCGGGTGCCCACGGGAGATGTGCACAACGTGAAAGGTTTTGGTATAGGTTTGTCTTATGTGAAGAAGATCATTGATTTGCATCACGGAACGATTCACCTGGAAAGCAAGAAGGGAGCCGGCACCACATTCACCATCACGCTGCCTTATGTCTAA
- a CDS encoding response regulator transcription factor — MSKEKLKILLAEDDPNLGMLLVDYLQQEGCEVTLCADGELALNAFHTYPYDVCLLDVMMPKVDGFTVAGEIRRKDERVPILFITARSLKEDKLKGYGLGADDYITKPFDEEVLLMKIRAVVRRMPEGESKAEIISLGRYVFDPANLLLTINGKSKRMTEKECKILKYLSDHRNRVVKREHMLKEVWGENDYFLGRSLDVFITKIRKYLKDDPDIAIENVFGVGFVLGVK, encoded by the coding sequence ATGTCTAAAGAGAAATTGAAAATATTGCTTGCGGAAGACGACCCCAACCTGGGCATGTTGCTGGTTGATTACCTGCAGCAGGAAGGTTGCGAGGTGACCCTTTGTGCCGATGGTGAGCTGGCATTGAACGCATTCCACACGTATCCGTATGACGTGTGTTTGCTGGATGTGATGATGCCGAAGGTGGATGGGTTCACCGTGGCGGGTGAAATCCGTCGGAAGGATGAACGGGTGCCCATTCTCTTCATCACCGCCCGGTCTTTGAAGGAAGACAAACTGAAAGGGTATGGCCTCGGGGCGGATGATTACATCACGAAGCCTTTTGATGAAGAAGTGTTGCTCATGAAGATCAGGGCCGTGGTGCGTCGGATGCCGGAGGGTGAATCCAAAGCTGAAATCATTTCATTGGGACGGTACGTGTTTGATCCCGCCAACCTGCTGCTGACCATCAACGGCAAATCAAAACGCATGACCGAAAAGGAATGCAAGATCCTCAAATACCTTTCGGACCACCGCAACCGGGTGGTGAAGCGGGAACACATGCTGAAAGAGGTTTGGGGAGAAAACGATTACTTCCTGGGCCGGAGCCTTGATGTGTTCATTACCAAAATCCGAAAGTACCTGAAGGATGATCCGGACATCGCCATTGAAAATGTGTTCGGGGTGGGGTTTGTGTTGGGGGTGAAATGA